A single genomic interval of Malania oleifera isolate guangnan ecotype guangnan chromosome 13, ASM2987363v1, whole genome shotgun sequence harbors:
- the LOC131146271 gene encoding protein DETOXIFICATION 35: MEAPLLNGVAAGDYRPARRAGELKSVAWTETVKLWRIAGPIAFNILCQYGVNSATNIFAGHLGELQLSAVAISLSVIGTFSFGFMLGMGSALETLCGQAFGAGQIDLLGVYMQRSWIILWISCFFLLPIYAFAAPILKLLGQEPDIADLAGEFTLQVIPQLFSLAITFPTQKFLQAQSKVGVLAWIGLVALVAHIGLLWLFVFAFGWGTAGAAAAFDISSWATAVAQVVYVVGWCREGWKGLSLSAFKDIWAFVRLSLASAVMLCLEVWYLMSIIILTGHLDNAVIAIGSLSICTNLNGLEAMLFIGINAAISVRVSNELGLGRPRAAKYSVYVTVFQSLLIGLLFMIVILITRDYFAVIFTSSKELQAAVPHLAYLLGLTMVLNSVQPVISGVAIGGGWQALVAYINLGCYYIFGLPLGFVLGYKAKLGVMGIWGGMICGTALQTLLLLIVLYRTNWNKEVEQTLERMRKWGGQEIKAEKMADGI; encoded by the exons ATGGAGGCGCCCCTGCTGAACGGCGTCGCTGCCGGAGACTACCGGCCGGCAAGGAGGGCAGGAGAGTTGAAGAGCGTGGCGTGGACGGAGACGGTGAAGCTGTGGAGAATAGCGGGTCCCATAGCCTTCAACATACTGTGCCAGTACGGCGTCAACTCCGCCACCAACATCTTCGCGGGTCACCTCGGCGAACTCCAGCTCTCCGCCGTCGCCATCTCTCTCTCCGTCATCGGCACCTTCTCCTTCGGCTTCATG CTTGGCATGGGAAGCGCCCTGGAGACGCTGTGCGGTCAAGCATTCGGCGCAGGCCAAATCGACCTGCTCGGCGTTTACATGCAACGCTCATGGATAATCTTGTGGATCTCCTGCTTCTTCCTCCTCCCCATTTACGCCTTCGCCGCCCCAATCCTCAAACTCCTCGGCCAGGAACCCGACATCGCCGACCTCGCCGGCGAGTTCACTCTCCAAGTCATCCCTCAGCTCTTCTCGCTCGCCATAACTTTTCCCACCCAGAAGTTCCTGCAGGCGCAGAGCAAGGTCGGCGTGCTGGCGTGGATCGGGCTCGTCGCCCTCGTCGCGCACATCGGCCTGCTCTGGCTCTTCGTTTTCGCGTTCGGCTGGGGCACGGCTGGGGCGGCCGCCGCATTTGACATCTCCAGCTGGGCGACTGCGGTGGCGCAAGTCGTGTATGTGGTGGGTTGGTGCAGGGAAGGATGGAAGGGACTGTCCCTGTCCGCGTTTAAGGACATTTGGGCATTCGTCAGGCTCTCCCTCGCCTCTGCCGTTATGCTCTGTTTGGAGGTTTGGTACTTGATGAGCATAATCATTCTCACTGGCCATCTCGACAATGCCGTGATAGCGATTGGATCTCTTTCCATCTG TACAAATTTGAATGGGTTGGAAGCCATGCTGTTTATTGGAATAAATGCTGCCATAAG CGTTCGAGTATCGAACGAACTCGGGTTGGGCCGTCCAAGAGCAGCGAAATACTCTGTTTATGTCACGGTCTTCCAATCTCTCCTCATTGGGCTGCTATTCATGATTGTTATCTTGATAACGAGAGACTATTTTGCCGTCATCTTCACCAGCAGCAAGGAACTGCAAGCCGCCGTCCCTCACTTGGCATACCTTCTTGGCTTAACCATGGTCCTTAACAGCGTGCAGCCAGTGATATCCG GAGTTGCCATTGGAGGTGGATGGCAAGCATTGGTGGCTTACATAAACTTGGGTTGTTACTACATTTTCGGGCTCCCTCTTGGGTTCGTCTTAGGCTACAAGGCAAAGTTGGGAGTGATG GGAATTTGGGGAGGCATGATTTGTGGAACTGCTCTCCAGACCTTGCTGCTCTTGATTGTTCTATACCGAACCAATTGGAACAAGGAG GTGGAGCAAACACTGGAGCGGATGCGGAAGTGGGGAGGGCAGGAAATCAAAGCTGAGAAAATGGCTGATGGTATATGA